The window TCTGTAGATATAACAAAAATTAATTTCGTATTAGATGAAATTAGAGCCGGCCTTCATCATATTTATCATAATATGCAAAGACAAGAACAGGTAACTGCTGAGAAATTGAAATCCGAGTTTTTGGGACACTCAGAAAAACATGAAACAATACTTAATCTTTTTCAAAAACATAATGATGATGTTAAATCACTTGTTGGCATATCTAAGTCTAATGCGACATATCAAAAATACGAGGTAACAAGGAAACATCTTACCAACTTTATAAAATCAAAATATAACATGAACGATATTGCCTTAATGTCAATAAACAATATGTTCATCAATGATTTTGAAACATACCTATTAACCATTGGTGGTTGTGGTCATAATACAACGGCAAAATTTATTCAGTTTTTTAAACGAATTATTATTATTGCTCGTAATAACGGTTTAATCCAAAATGATCCTTTTGCAAATTATAAAATAAGATTGGAAAAGGTTGATAGAGGCTATCTTACCCAGGAAGAAATTGAATCAATAATAAACAAACAATTTTCATCCAAACGACTTGAACAAGTGCGAGATATATTCATTTTTAGCTGTTTTACCGGATTGGCTTATATTGATGTAAAGAATCTACGTGAGAAACATATTCGCACATCTTTTGACAGTAATTTATGGATTATGACCAAACGACAAAAAACGAGTGTAAGTTCCAATATTCCATTATTGGATATTCCTAAACAAATATTAGAAAAATATAAGGGAACACTTCCTAATGAAATGGTATTACCTATATCAAGTAATCAAAAAATGAATGCATATTTGAAGGAAATAGCTGACATTTGCGGAATTAATAAAAATTTGACATTCCACCTCGCTCGCCATACCTTTGCCACAACTGTAACACTAGCAGAAGGTGTGCCTATTGAAACTGTTTCAAAGATGCTAGGACATACCAATATTAAAACTACACAGATTTATGCAAGGATTACTGATAATAAAATCAGTCATGATATGGCTGCTTTGGCTAATAAATTGAAAGGGAAAAAATCTAAGTTAACTATTATTAATCAATAAATTTTTATATTATGAATATACGATCAATAGAAGAAAAAATAATTATTATACATGGCCAACATGTAATTTTGGACAGTGATGTCGCTGAACTTTATGGCGTAGAAACGAAACGTATTAATGAAGCGGTAAAAAATAATCCTGAAAAGTTTCCCGAAGGGTATATCTTTTCTTTAGATGAGAGAGAATGGGAAAACTTGAAGTCGAAAATTTCGACTTCAAGTTGGGGTGGTATCCGTAAAGTTCCCAATGCTTTCAGTGAAAAGGGATTATATATGATTGCTACAATACTTAAAAGTCCTGTTGCAACGGAAACCACAATCGCTATTATTGAAACTTTTGCCAAAGTAAGAGAATTATCACGAAACATAGCTGTATTATCTAATCAAATAGACGAAAAACAGCAGAAATCCATGATGCAGAAAAGTGGAGAGCTAATCTCAGATATATTGAATGATGATTTTCAAACAATTGGAACAGAAACGACAATAGAGTTTAATCTTTCTGTATTAAAGGTAAAGCACACTGTAAAAAAGAAACCTAAAGATTAACTTATTACAATTTGTGATAATCTGAAATGACGGATAAATTTATCCGTCATTTTTTATTGCCGTTTCTCCATTAATATTTTAGCAAAAAACAGGAAATCAATCACAAATAGCAAGGTCGAGCACTCCGTGTTTCTGATAATAATCTCCACGCCATTCGGGTAGTATTTTTATCAAAAACCTTACATGAAGTGCCTATATTTCCTGTGAATGCAAAAGCAAAAAATTAATGTTTTACAATTAACTTTTGCTTGATATGAAAATAGATTATTTTAAAATTCCTGAAATTACAATATCTTATAAAGATACTGTAAGGGCATCTGAACGCCTGCAAATTACATGTTCTGATGATGTTGTTAAAATCTTTAAAGTTGTTTTTAAAGAATGTATGCAGCACCATGAAGAAGCTTATGCCATATTCCTAAATCATTCTAATAGAGTATTGGGATTATTTAATA of the Bacteroidales bacterium genome contains:
- a CDS encoding ORF6N domain-containing protein, whose protein sequence is MNIRSIEEKIIIIHGQHVILDSDVAELYGVETKRINEAVKNNPEKFPEGYIFSLDEREWENLKSKISTSSWGGIRKVPNAFSEKGLYMIATILKSPVATETTIAIIETFAKVRELSRNIAVLSNQIDEKQQKSMMQKSGELISDILNDDFQTIGTETTIEFNLSVLKVKHTVKKKPKD
- a CDS encoding site-specific integrase, coding for MKSTFRILFYVKKDKQKANGNYPIMCRITIDGKQARFNTKVEICPENWDGKTGRAFGRSVDITKINFVLDEIRAGLHHIYHNMQRQEQVTAEKLKSEFLGHSEKHETILNLFQKHNDDVKSLVGISKSNATYQKYEVTRKHLTNFIKSKYNMNDIALMSINNMFINDFETYLLTIGGCGHNTTAKFIQFFKRIIIIARNNGLIQNDPFANYKIRLEKVDRGYLTQEEIESIINKQFSSKRLEQVRDIFIFSCFTGLAYIDVKNLREKHIRTSFDSNLWIMTKRQKTSVSSNIPLLDIPKQILEKYKGTLPNEMVLPISSNQKMNAYLKEIADICGINKNLTFHLARHTFATTVTLAEGVPIETVSKMLGHTNIKTTQIYARITDNKISHDMAALANKLKGKKSKLTIINQ